The Thiogranum longum genome includes a region encoding these proteins:
- a CDS encoding NADH-quinone oxidoreductase subunit M, translated as MSELPLLSIVIWLPIIGGLVVLAASEWETINPRPIALGFAVVTFLMSLMLYTGFDVSTADMQFQERASWVETFNIWYHLGVDGISMPLIILTAFTTVLVILAGWEVIKKKPAQYLAAFLIMEGLMNGVFAALDAMLFYVFWEGMLIPMFLIIGVWGGPRRVYATIKFFLYTFLGSVFMLVALIYMHTQSGSFAILDFHTLKLGLTEQILIFIAFLLAFAVKVPMWPVHTWLPDAHVEAPTGGSVILAAIMLKIGGYGFLRFSLPITPDASNQLDWLIILMSLVAVVYIGFVALVQQDMKKLIAYSSIAHMGFVTLGFFLIFTIMDNNAGSSHGSVMALEGGMVQMVSHGFISAAMFLCVGVLYDRMHSREIADYGGVANTMPVFAAFMMLFAMANAGLPGTSGFVGEFMVILSSFKANFWIAFLAATTLILGASYTLWMVKRVMFGEVGNDNVAALTDINGREAVILGSLAVMVLFFGLWPGPLVEVMETSIQNLVAHIAISKL; from the coding sequence ATGAGTGAGTTACCCCTGCTCAGTATTGTGATCTGGCTGCCGATTATCGGTGGCCTGGTGGTGCTTGCTGCCAGTGAATGGGAAACCATCAACCCGCGCCCGATTGCACTCGGCTTTGCGGTCGTGACTTTCCTGATGAGCCTGATGCTGTATACCGGCTTCGACGTGAGCACGGCAGACATGCAGTTCCAGGAACGCGCCTCCTGGGTCGAGACGTTTAATATCTGGTACCACCTTGGCGTGGACGGTATCTCCATGCCGCTGATTATCCTGACGGCCTTTACCACCGTGCTGGTGATACTGGCGGGCTGGGAAGTGATCAAGAAAAAACCGGCCCAGTACCTGGCCGCTTTCCTGATCATGGAAGGGTTGATGAACGGTGTGTTCGCGGCACTGGATGCGATGCTGTTCTACGTGTTCTGGGAAGGCATGCTGATCCCGATGTTCCTGATCATCGGCGTGTGGGGCGGGCCGCGTCGTGTGTACGCGACCATCAAATTCTTCCTGTACACCTTCCTTGGGTCGGTGTTCATGCTGGTGGCGCTGATCTACATGCACACGCAGTCCGGCAGTTTCGCCATCCTGGATTTCCATACCCTGAAACTGGGGCTAACCGAACAGATCCTGATCTTTATCGCCTTCCTGCTGGCGTTTGCCGTCAAGGTGCCGATGTGGCCGGTGCATACCTGGTTGCCGGATGCGCACGTTGAAGCGCCCACCGGTGGTTCGGTGATCCTGGCGGCCATCATGCTGAAGATCGGCGGCTACGGCTTCCTGCGTTTCAGCCTGCCGATTACACCCGATGCGAGTAACCAGCTCGACTGGCTGATCATCCTCATGTCACTGGTGGCAGTGGTCTACATCGGCTTCGTGGCACTGGTACAGCAGGACATGAAAAAGCTGATTGCCTATTCGTCGATTGCGCACATGGGTTTTGTCACACTGGGCTTCTTCCTGATATTTACCATCATGGACAACAACGCCGGCAGCAGCCATGGGTCGGTAATGGCCCTGGAAGGTGGCATGGTGCAGATGGTGTCACACGGCTTTATTTCAGCGGCCATGTTCCTGTGTGTCGGCGTCCTGTATGACCGCATGCACAGCCGCGAGATCGCTGATTACGGCGGTGTGGCGAATACCATGCCGGTCTTCGCGGCCTTCATGATGCTGTTTGCCATGGCTAACGCCGGCCTGCCGGGGACGTCCGGGTTTGTCGGCGAGTTCATGGTGATCCTGTCCAGCTTCAAGGCAAATTTCTGGATTGCATTCCTGGCGGCGACCACTTTGATTCTTGGCGCCTCCTACACCTTGTGGATGGTGAAGCGGGTGATGTTCGGCGAAGTGGGTAACGATAATGTCGCGGCATTGACCGACATCAATGGCCGCGAAGCCGTAATCCTCGGCAGCCTGGCGGTTATGGTGTTGTTCTTCGGTTTGTGGCCCGGTCCGCTGGTTGAAGTGATGGAAACCAGTATTCAGAATCTTGTCGCACATATCGCGATATCGAAGCTATAG
- the nuoL gene encoding NADH-quinone oxidoreductase subunit L: METVYLAIVLAPLIGSLLAGLFGKFIGRSGAHWATILGVGTSFVLSVFVFKYMVINGGEPFNGTVYTWMVSEGMRMEVGFLVDRLTVLMMMVVTFVSLMVHIYTVGYMHDDPGYQRFFSYIALFTFSMLMLVMSNNFLQLFFGWEAVGLVSYLLIGFWYKRPSAIYANLKAFLVNRVGDFGFLLGIAAIAMYFNTLDYAEVFAAAPSMADAQIEIFDGVPWSAMTVIGILLFIGAMGKSAQVPLHVWLPDSMEGPTPISALIHAATMVTAGIFMVARMSPLFELSETALSFVLVIGSITALFMGFLGLVQNDIKRVIAYSTLSQLGYMTVALGVSAYSAGIFHLMTHAFFKALLFLAAGSVIIAMHHEQDIRKMGGLKKYMPITYWTSLVGSLALIGFPGLAGFFSKDTIIEAVHASQIAGSGFAYVAVLMGVFVTALYSFRMFFLVFHTNERFDDHTRQHLHETPAVITMPLVMLAIPSVVAGYWIDPVVFGDYFGDAIFVSHAHDVIGHLSEEFHGAAGFILHGMQGPAFWLAMGGLFTAWFVYIKNPGLADKAKNALLPVYRVLENKYGFDRFNEIVFAGGARGTGWTLWKLGDVLIIDGLLVNGSAKVVGWFAGIVRHVQSGYLYHYAFSMIIGLLLLLWWTVGFVPNG; the protein is encoded by the coding sequence GTGGAGACTGTTTATCTCGCCATTGTTCTTGCGCCGCTGATCGGTTCACTGCTGGCCGGCCTGTTCGGCAAGTTTATCGGCCGTAGCGGGGCGCATTGGGCCACCATCCTCGGTGTGGGTACGTCATTTGTCCTGTCGGTGTTTGTGTTCAAATACATGGTCATCAATGGGGGCGAGCCGTTCAATGGCACCGTCTATACCTGGATGGTGTCGGAAGGCATGCGCATGGAAGTCGGCTTCCTGGTCGACCGGCTGACCGTACTGATGATGATGGTGGTGACGTTTGTGTCACTGATGGTGCACATCTACACCGTCGGTTACATGCACGACGATCCGGGCTATCAGCGTTTCTTCAGCTATATCGCACTATTTACCTTCTCCATGCTGATGCTGGTCATGTCCAACAACTTCCTGCAGCTGTTCTTCGGTTGGGAAGCCGTGGGGCTGGTGTCCTATTTATTGATCGGCTTCTGGTACAAGCGGCCCTCGGCGATATATGCCAACCTCAAGGCATTCCTGGTCAACCGTGTCGGTGACTTTGGTTTCCTGCTCGGTATCGCCGCCATCGCCATGTACTTCAATACACTGGACTACGCCGAAGTCTTTGCCGCGGCACCGTCTATGGCGGATGCGCAGATCGAAATATTCGATGGCGTGCCCTGGTCGGCCATGACGGTGATCGGCATCCTGTTATTCATCGGTGCGATGGGCAAGTCTGCGCAGGTTCCGTTGCACGTGTGGTTGCCGGATTCCATGGAAGGCCCGACACCGATTTCTGCCCTGATCCACGCAGCAACGATGGTTACGGCCGGTATCTTTATGGTGGCGCGCATGTCACCGCTGTTTGAATTATCCGAGACGGCACTGAGTTTTGTGCTGGTGATCGGTTCGATCACCGCGCTGTTCATGGGCTTTCTCGGGCTGGTGCAGAACGATATCAAGCGGGTCATTGCCTATTCGACCCTCTCGCAGCTGGGTTACATGACGGTCGCGCTGGGTGTGTCGGCCTACTCGGCGGGTATCTTCCACCTGATGACGCACGCCTTCTTCAAGGCCTTGTTGTTCCTGGCAGCCGGTTCGGTGATTATCGCCATGCACCACGAACAGGACATCCGCAAGATGGGTGGCCTGAAAAAATACATGCCCATCACCTACTGGACTTCACTGGTTGGTTCACTGGCGTTGATCGGTTTCCCCGGGCTGGCCGGGTTCTTCTCCAAGGATACGATCATCGAGGCGGTGCATGCCTCGCAGATTGCCGGCTCCGGATTCGCCTATGTCGCTGTGCTGATGGGCGTGTTTGTAACGGCGTTGTACAGCTTCCGCATGTTCTTCCTGGTGTTTCATACCAACGAGCGGTTTGACGACCACACGCGTCAGCACCTGCACGAAACGCCGGCCGTGATAACGATGCCGCTGGTCATGCTGGCGATCCCCTCTGTGGTGGCCGGTTACTGGATCGACCCGGTCGTGTTCGGGGACTACTTCGGTGATGCTATTTTCGTGAGCCATGCGCACGATGTCATAGGTCATCTGTCGGAAGAGTTCCATGGCGCCGCCGGTTTCATCCTGCATGGCATGCAGGGCCCGGCATTCTGGTTGGCGATGGGTGGTCTGTTTACCGCCTGGTTCGTGTATATCAAAAATCCGGGTCTTGCTGACAAGGCGAAAAACGCGCTGCTTCCTGTTTACCGTGTACTGGAAAACAAGTACGGCTTCGACCGATTCAATGAAATTGTATTCGCCGGTGGCGCACGCGGTACCGGCTGGACCCTGTGGAAACTGGGTGATGTGCTGATAATCGATGGCCTGCTGGTCAACGGCAGTGCAAAAGTGGTGGGCTGGTTTGCCGGCATCGTGCGTCATGTCCAGTCCGGTTACCTGTACCACTATGCCTTCAGCATGATTATCGGCCTGCTGCTGCTGTTGTGGTGGACGGTCGGGTTTGTGCCCAATGGTTAG
- the nuoK gene encoding NADH-quinone oxidoreductase subunit NuoK: MVLSDFLILGAVLFGLSVAGIFINRKNVILLLMCIELMLLAVNTNFIAFSHFLGDTAGQVFVFFILTVAAAEAAIGLAILVVLFRNRHTINVDDLDRLKG, encoded by the coding sequence ATGGTGCTTTCCGACTTTCTTATTCTGGGTGCGGTGTTATTCGGCCTGAGCGTGGCCGGCATTTTCATCAACCGCAAAAACGTCATTCTGCTGCTGATGTGTATCGAGCTGATGCTGCTGGCGGTGAATACCAATTTTATCGCCTTTTCTCATTTCCTCGGCGACACGGCCGGGCAGGTCTTCGTGTTCTTTATTCTGACCGTCGCTGCTGCAGAGGCTGCGATCGGGCTGGCGATTCTGGTCGTGCTGTTCCGTAACCGTCATACCATCAATGTCGATGATCTCGACAGGCTGAAAGGGTAG
- a CDS encoding NADH-quinone oxidoreductase subunit J has translation MDFERIVFYVLSAILVFAATRVITVRNPVHAALHLVLAFFTCAGLWLLLEAEFLAITLVLVYVGAVMVLFLFVVMMLDINVAEMREGFVHNLPVGLTVAGLMILELWLVIKNKAFDAVHMPEPPAHVAGYSNTREIGNVLYTDYVYPFEIASVILVVAIIAAIALTLRKRKASKRQDPAEQVKTRRQDRVRIIKMEAEDRD, from the coding sequence ATGGATTTTGAACGCATCGTTTTCTATGTGCTTTCCGCCATCCTGGTGTTTGCCGCCACGCGCGTGATTACCGTGCGCAACCCGGTACATGCGGCGCTGCACCTGGTGCTGGCATTCTTTACCTGCGCCGGACTGTGGCTGCTGCTTGAAGCGGAATTTCTCGCGATCACCCTGGTGCTGGTCTATGTAGGTGCCGTCATGGTGCTGTTCCTGTTCGTGGTAATGATGCTGGACATAAATGTTGCCGAGATGCGCGAAGGGTTTGTTCACAATCTGCCGGTGGGTCTGACAGTGGCCGGCCTGATGATCCTGGAACTGTGGCTGGTGATAAAGAACAAGGCATTTGATGCTGTACACATGCCGGAGCCGCCTGCGCACGTGGCGGGTTACAGCAATACCCGCGAAATCGGCAATGTCCTCTACACCGACTATGTGTACCCGTTCGAGATTGCCTCGGTCATCCTGGTGGTGGCGATTATCGCGGCCATTGCCCTGACACTTCGCAAGCGCAAGGCGTCGAAACGCCAGGACCCGGCCGAGCAGGTGAAGACACGCCGTCAGGACCGGGTACGTATCATCAAAATGGAGGCAGAGGACAGGGACTGA
- the nuoI gene encoding NADH-quinone oxidoreductase subunit NuoI — MLALKHYVKSLLLWELLKGMQLTGKYLFAKKITVQYPEEKTPQSYRFRGLHALRRYPNGEERCIACKLCEAVCPALAITIEAGPRENDGTRRTTRYDIDLFKCIFCGFCEESCPVDSIVETRVYEYHFENRGENIIDKDKLLAMGDKYEQQIAEDRAADAVYR, encoded by the coding sequence ATGTTAGCCTTGAAACACTACGTGAAAAGCCTGCTGCTCTGGGAGTTGCTCAAGGGTATGCAGTTGACCGGAAAATACCTGTTCGCGAAAAAGATCACCGTGCAGTACCCGGAAGAAAAGACCCCGCAGTCGTATCGCTTCCGTGGCCTGCACGCACTGCGCCGTTACCCGAACGGTGAGGAACGTTGCATTGCCTGCAAGCTGTGCGAGGCCGTCTGTCCTGCGCTGGCGATCACTATCGAGGCGGGTCCGCGTGAGAATGACGGCACGCGCCGCACCACACGTTATGACATCGATCTGTTCAAATGTATTTTCTGCGGCTTTTGTGAAGAGTCCTGCCCGGTCGACTCGATTGTCGAAACACGGGTTTATGAGTACCACTTCGAAAACCGGGGTGAAAATATTATAGACAAGGACAAGCTGCTGGCCATGGGTGACAAATATGAACAGCAGATCGCCGAGGACCGCGCTGCCGACGCGGTGTACCGCTGA
- the nuoH gene encoding NADH-quinone oxidoreductase subunit NuoH codes for MEESTLIDWIITGGWILIKILIIVIPLMLCVAYLTYAERKIIGYMQLRIGPNRVGPRGWLQPIADALKLMMKEIIIPAKSNNYLFVIAPTLVIAPALAAWAVVPFGEEMVLANVDASLLYILALTSVGVYGVIIAGWASNSKYAFLSTMRSAAQIVSYEIAMGFALVGVLLAAGSINLGEIVMAQKGSLLHWFWLPLLPLFVIYFVSGVAETNRAPFDVAEGESEIVAGFHVEYSGMAFAVFFLAEYANMILIATLAALMFMGGWLSPFEGIPVLEPMFQWVPGLIWLIAKTAFFLFFFLWFRATFPRYRYDQIMRLGWKVFIPITIFWLAIEGAAVVADLGPWFD; via the coding sequence ATGGAAGAAAGCACACTCATCGACTGGATCATCACCGGCGGCTGGATCCTCATCAAGATCCTGATCATTGTTATTCCGCTGATGTTGTGTGTCGCGTATCTGACCTACGCCGAACGCAAGATCATTGGTTACATGCAACTGCGTATCGGGCCCAACCGGGTTGGACCACGCGGCTGGCTGCAGCCGATTGCCGACGCGCTGAAACTGATGATGAAAGAAATCATCATTCCCGCGAAATCCAACAACTACCTGTTTGTCATTGCACCCACGCTGGTGATTGCCCCTGCGCTGGCAGCCTGGGCGGTGGTGCCGTTCGGTGAAGAAATGGTGCTGGCCAATGTGGATGCCAGCCTGTTGTATATCCTGGCGCTGACCTCGGTTGGCGTATACGGTGTTATCATTGCCGGCTGGGCATCCAACTCCAAGTACGCCTTCCTGAGTACCATGCGCAGCGCGGCGCAGATCGTGTCCTATGAAATCGCCATGGGCTTTGCGCTGGTCGGCGTGTTACTTGCCGCCGGCAGCATTAATCTCGGTGAAATCGTTATGGCGCAGAAGGGCAGCCTGCTGCACTGGTTCTGGTTGCCGCTGCTGCCGTTGTTTGTCATTTATTTCGTGTCCGGTGTAGCCGAGACCAACCGCGCACCGTTTGACGTGGCGGAAGGTGAGTCGGAAATCGTCGCCGGTTTCCATGTCGAGTATTCGGGCATGGCATTCGCGGTATTCTTCCTGGCGGAATACGCCAACATGATCCTCATCGCCACGCTGGCGGCGTTGATGTTCATGGGTGGCTGGCTGTCACCCTTCGAGGGTATCCCGGTACTGGAACCGATGTTCCAGTGGGTGCCGGGCCTGATCTGGCTGATCGCGAAAACGGCGTTCTTCCTGTTCTTCTTCCTCTGGTTCCGTGCCACATTCCCGCGTTACCGCTATGACCAGATCATGCGACTGGGCTGGAAGGTGTTTATCCCGATCACAATATTCTGGCTGGCGATAGAAGGTGCCGCGGTCGTTGCCGACCTTGGCCCCTGGTTCGATTGA
- the nuoG gene encoding NADH-quinone oxidoreductase subunit NuoG, giving the protein MSAKPEAVADDMLSVIVDDVEYKARKGAMIIEVTDENDISVPRFCYHKKLPVAANCRMCMVQVEMGGRMAPKPLPACATPVADGMKVWTQSDYARKAQRAVMEFLLINHPLDCPICDQGGECELQDVALEYGRGISRFTEKKRVVPEKNFGPLIASDMTRCIHCTRCVRFLEHVAGFKELGGLGRGENVEIGTCIQHNIESELSGNIIDVCPVGALTSRPFRFSARAWELEQTPSIAAHDCVGSNIYLHTRRGKLMRVVPRENEAINEVWATDRDRFAYQGINSEDRLGSPMVKRADGWQEVEWEEALHIAAQAITERVKEQGADQLGMLASPGATLEELALFNQLAEGLGVSSIDHRLRQTDFTGQAQQPVFPFLGQTIEELEQANAILVVGGNLRKDQPIIGHRIRKAAKAGASVMMINPVDYPVTYKLAHRSIVTPSHLVQSLSGVAAALLQSRKARAPEALQTIIEQTLPNDTEQAMAATLADADNATVLLGLDAAMHPAFSTLRAIAVLIGELSGAKIGFVSDGANSAGACLAGVLPHRSVGGAARESSGMDAGQMIAQPRKNYLLLNIEPEYDCANGAQALAAMQQAGFVVALTPYVTDSMRDYADVLLPVNVYAETSGTFVNVEGRWQSFVAASRAPGDSRPGWKVLRVLGNLLDLDGFDQVSSEQVRDALSQQVGEVELDNSAFGDAATPPSAGGGLERIATLPMYAVDNIVRRAESLQLTPDGQVALLRLNPDDAAALSLAEGDRATVSEDGNSVTLEVVIDKRVAKGAAVAPQAIEATLALGAPSGTLQVKKG; this is encoded by the coding sequence ATGAGCGCCAAGCCCGAAGCCGTGGCCGACGACATGCTCAGCGTCATTGTTGATGATGTCGAGTACAAGGCGCGCAAGGGCGCAATGATTATCGAGGTCACTGACGAGAACGACATCAGTGTGCCGCGCTTCTGCTACCACAAGAAATTGCCCGTCGCCGCCAACTGCCGCATGTGCATGGTGCAGGTGGAAATGGGTGGCCGCATGGCGCCCAAACCCTTGCCGGCCTGCGCTACACCGGTTGCCGATGGTATGAAGGTGTGGACGCAGTCTGACTATGCGCGCAAGGCCCAGCGCGCGGTGATGGAGTTCCTGCTTATTAACCACCCGCTCGATTGCCCGATCTGTGACCAGGGGGGCGAGTGTGAATTGCAGGATGTTGCGCTGGAATACGGCCGGGGCATTTCGCGCTTCACCGAAAAGAAACGTGTAGTGCCGGAGAAAAATTTCGGCCCGTTGATTGCCTCCGACATGACGCGCTGCATTCATTGCACCCGTTGTGTGCGTTTCCTGGAGCACGTTGCCGGGTTCAAGGAGCTGGGCGGCCTGGGTCGTGGCGAGAATGTCGAGATCGGCACCTGCATCCAGCACAATATCGAGTCGGAGCTGTCCGGCAACATTATCGACGTCTGCCCGGTGGGTGCTCTGACATCGCGTCCATTCCGTTTCAGTGCGCGGGCCTGGGAGCTGGAGCAAACGCCTTCGATCGCCGCGCACGATTGTGTCGGCTCGAACATTTACCTGCATACGCGTCGTGGAAAACTGATGCGTGTTGTGCCGCGTGAAAACGAGGCGATTAATGAGGTCTGGGCCACCGATCGTGACCGCTTTGCCTACCAGGGCATCAATAGCGAAGACCGTCTGGGTTCACCGATGGTCAAGCGGGCAGACGGCTGGCAGGAAGTCGAGTGGGAAGAAGCGTTGCACATCGCGGCGCAGGCCATTACAGAACGTGTAAAAGAGCAGGGCGCCGACCAGCTCGGCATGCTGGCGTCACCGGGCGCCACACTGGAAGAACTGGCCCTGTTCAATCAACTGGCGGAAGGCCTGGGTGTATCCAGTATCGATCACCGCCTGCGTCAGACCGATTTCACCGGGCAGGCACAGCAGCCGGTTTTCCCGTTCCTGGGCCAGACCATCGAGGAACTGGAACAGGCCAATGCCATCCTGGTGGTGGGTGGGAACCTGCGCAAGGATCAACCCATTATCGGTCACCGTATTCGCAAGGCCGCCAAAGCCGGTGCCAGCGTGATGATGATCAACCCGGTCGATTACCCGGTCACCTATAAACTGGCGCACCGGTCTATTGTGACGCCATCGCACCTGGTGCAGTCCTTGTCCGGTGTAGCGGCCGCCCTGCTGCAAAGCAGGAAGGCGCGTGCCCCGGAAGCTTTGCAGACAATCATTGAACAGACCTTGCCCAATGACACCGAACAGGCGATGGCCGCCACGCTGGCGGATGCTGACAACGCAACGGTGTTGCTGGGTCTCGATGCAGCCATGCACCCGGCCTTCTCAACCCTGCGCGCCATTGCGGTTTTGATTGGCGAACTGAGTGGTGCGAAGATCGGCTTTGTCTCCGATGGCGCCAACAGTGCCGGTGCCTGTCTGGCCGGTGTGTTGCCGCATCGAAGCGTCGGCGGTGCCGCACGCGAAAGCAGCGGCATGGACGCCGGGCAAATGATTGCGCAGCCGCGAAAGAATTACCTGCTGCTGAATATTGAGCCGGAATATGATTGCGCCAACGGCGCACAGGCATTGGCTGCCATGCAGCAGGCCGGGTTCGTGGTGGCGCTTACGCCCTACGTTACCGATAGCATGCGCGATTACGCCGATGTCCTGCTGCCCGTGAATGTCTATGCGGAAACCTCCGGCACCTTTGTCAACGTCGAAGGCCGCTGGCAGAGTTTTGTTGCGGCTTCGCGTGCACCGGGCGACAGCCGCCCCGGCTGGAAGGTATTGCGTGTGCTCGGCAACCTGCTGGACCTCGACGGTTTCGACCAGGTTTCCTCCGAGCAGGTACGTGACGCACTGAGCCAGCAGGTCGGTGAAGTAGAACTCGACAACAGTGCCTTTGGTGATGCGGCAACACCACCCTCGGCAGGTGGCGGACTGGAGCGCATTGCAACACTGCCCATGTACGCGGTGGATAACATTGTGCGTCGTGCCGAATCCCTGCAACTGACGCCGGATGGACAGGTCGCGCTGTTGCGCCTCAACCCGGATGATGCGGCGGCACTGTCGCTGGCCGAAGGCGATCGCGCCACGGTATCCGAGGACGGTAATAGCGTCACCCTCGAAGTTGTCATCGACAAGCGTGTCGCAAAGGGCGCAGCTGTCGCACCGCAGGCAATTGAAGCAACGCTGGCACTGGGCGCGCCATCCGGCACACTCCAGGTAAAGAAGGGATAG
- the nuoF gene encoding NADH-quinone oxidoreductase subunit NuoF — translation MTNQVCFTTLQFDEPWTLENYLKVGGYQAWKKILQEKTPPEDVVEIVKSSALRGRGGAGFPTGLKWSFMPRNAPVQKYIVCNSDESEPGTCKDRDIIRFNPHALIEGMAIAGYSMGATIGYNYMRGEFHHEPYERFEQALKEAYESGYLGEDLMGSGIDFDLYSHLGAGAYICGEETALLNSLEGKKGQPRYKPPFPANFGLYGKPTTINNTESLASVPAIMRNGGEWFLNLGEPNNGGEKIWCVSGHVNKPGNYEIPLGAPFTELLELAGGVRDGHKLKAVIPGGCSMPVMPADLIMGAKLDYDSLSKAGSALGSAGMIVMDDSTCMVKALMRISRFYYAESCGQCTPCREGCGWMYRVIKRIEEGQGSMEDIDLLESAAGQIEGHTICAFGDAAAWPVQSFLKHFRHEFEYHVQHKNCMPGTSSHRAGGTKGAAA, via the coding sequence ATGACGAACCAGGTCTGTTTCACCACGCTGCAATTCGACGAACCCTGGACGCTTGAGAATTATCTCAAGGTCGGCGGTTACCAGGCGTGGAAAAAAATTCTGCAGGAAAAAACGCCACCGGAAGACGTGGTCGAAATCGTCAAGAGTTCTGCCCTGCGCGGACGCGGTGGCGCCGGTTTCCCGACCGGGCTGAAATGGAGTTTTATGCCACGCAATGCACCGGTGCAGAAATACATTGTGTGCAATTCGGACGAGTCCGAACCGGGTACCTGCAAGGACCGCGATATTATCCGTTTCAACCCGCACGCCCTGATCGAAGGTATGGCCATTGCCGGCTATTCGATGGGCGCTACAATCGGCTATAACTACATGCGCGGCGAATTCCACCACGAGCCGTATGAGCGATTCGAGCAGGCGCTGAAAGAAGCTTACGAATCCGGTTACCTCGGCGAAGACCTGATGGGCTCCGGAATTGACTTCGATCTTTATTCACACCTTGGCGCCGGCGCCTACATCTGTGGCGAGGAAACCGCGTTGCTGAATTCGCTGGAAGGCAAGAAAGGCCAGCCGCGTTACAAGCCGCCGTTCCCGGCCAACTTCGGTCTCTATGGCAAGCCAACAACCATTAATAACACTGAAAGTCTGGCCTCTGTGCCGGCGATCATGCGTAACGGCGGCGAGTGGTTCCTCAACCTCGGCGAGCCGAACAATGGCGGTGAAAAGATCTGGTGTGTGTCCGGTCATGTCAACAAGCCGGGTAATTACGAGATTCCGCTTGGCGCACCGTTTACTGAGCTGCTTGAACTGGCCGGTGGTGTACGTGATGGCCACAAGCTCAAGGCCGTCATCCCCGGTGGTTGCTCCATGCCAGTGATGCCTGCCGACCTTATTATGGGCGCAAAACTTGATTACGATTCGCTGTCCAAGGCCGGTTCGGCACTCGGCTCTGCCGGCATGATCGTGATGGACGACAGCACCTGCATGGTGAAAGCGTTGATGCGTATTTCACGCTTCTACTACGCAGAATCCTGTGGCCAGTGCACGCCATGCCGCGAAGGTTGTGGCTGGATGTACCGTGTCATCAAGCGTATCGAGGAAGGCCAGGGCAGCATGGAAGATATCGACCTGCTGGAAAGTGCAGCAGGGCAGATCGAGGGTCATACCATTTGCGCCTTTGGCGACGCTGCTGCCTGGCCGGTGCAGAGTTTCCTCAAGCACTTCCGTCATGAATTCGAATACCACGTGCAGCACAAGAACTGCATGCCCGGCACCAGTAGTCATCGTGCCGGCGGTACAAAGGGAGCGGCCGCATGA
- the nuoE gene encoding NADH-quinone oxidoreductase subunit NuoE: MSAVQDNNTPYTLPDTVKAEIDRWLTKYPPDQKQSAVLAALHAVQHENLWVSVAQMDAVAEYLEMPPVSVYEVASFYSMIETKPVGRNTVAFCNNISCMLCGADDLVAHVENKLGIKLGESTPDGRIFLKNEEECLAACVGAPMMTVNGHYYENLTIEKVDQILDGLE; the protein is encoded by the coding sequence ATGAGTGCCGTACAGGACAACAACACACCTTACACCCTGCCGGACACGGTCAAGGCTGAAATTGACCGCTGGTTGACCAAGTACCCGCCCGACCAGAAGCAGTCGGCCGTGCTCGCTGCACTGCACGCGGTGCAACACGAGAACCTCTGGGTGAGCGTGGCGCAGATGGATGCCGTTGCGGAGTACCTGGAGATGCCGCCGGTGTCGGTTTACGAAGTCGCCAGTTTCTACTCAATGATCGAAACGAAACCGGTCGGCCGCAACACGGTTGCATTCTGTAACAATATCTCTTGCATGCTGTGCGGTGCGGATGACCTGGTTGCGCACGTTGAAAACAAACTGGGTATCAAGCTGGGCGAAAGCACCCCTGACGGCCGCATATTCCTCAAGAATGAGGAAGAGTGTCTGGCTGCCTGTGTCGGTGCGCCGATGATGACCGTCAACGGACACTATTACGAGAATCTGACGATTGAAAAAGTCGATCAGATTCTGGACGGACTGGAGTAG